One window of the Rhipicephalus sanguineus isolate Rsan-2018 chromosome 2, BIME_Rsan_1.4, whole genome shotgun sequence genome contains the following:
- the LOC125757374 gene encoding uncharacterized protein LOC125757374, which produces MCPTDNHGGKAAKSAETHILSFIWYAANKTCMRDVADRFDLAENTVHRALQRVADYLCTLAPTVLTFTRDLEKLSRDFEKVSGVPGVVGCRDGCYIRIQCPENKIASTYVNRHQFLSTYVNRHHFLSMTWQAVCDNMRRFSDVLVGSSSKIHDSRVFRLSSLDKKKRQATHCSMTAMKRRLTMTYHGPSAQTAMNVKKRILKKTQHYVSSAS; this is translated from the exons ATGTGCCCGACAGACAATCACGGCGGCAAGGCTGCGAAGTCTGCGGAGACGCATATTTTGTCCTTCATTTG GTATGCAGCCAACAAAACATGCATGCGGGATGTGGCCGACAGATTCGACCTGGCTGAAAATACTGTACACAGGGCACTGCAAAGAGTGGCAGACTACCTGTGTACGCTAGCTCCAACTGTCCTCACATTTACCCGTGACCTCGAGAAGCTGTCCAGAGATTTCGAGAA GGTGTCGGGTGTGCCTGGTGTTGTTGGGTGCAGAGACGGTTGCTACATTCGCATCCAGTGCCCCGAAAACAAGATAGCTTCGACCTACGTCAACAGACACCAATTCCTATCGACCTACGTCAACAGACACCACTTCCTCTCAATGACATGGCAGGCTGTGTGCGACAACATGAGGCGATTCAGTGACGTGCTCGTTGGAAGCTCGAGCAAGATACATGATTCCCGTGTCTTTCGCCTGTCCTcgcttgacaaaaaaaaacgccag GCGACGCACTGCTCGATGACAGCGATGAAGAGGAGGCTAACGATGACGTACCATGGTCCTAGTGCACAGACAGCGATGAATGTGAAGAAGAGGATACTGAAGAAGACTCAGCACTACGTAAGCTCGGCGAGTTGA